A portion of the Wolbachia endosymbiont of Oedothorax gibbosus genome contains these proteins:
- a CDS encoding aspartate kinase: MDKIIIKKFGGTSLTDLNRVANLIKNDIEKGCNVIVVVSAVAGFTDQMAFQARQISNLSCRQELSEYDVMLSAGEQISCGLLAITLQSIGVNAKSWLAWQLPIVTDDFYSESKIKTIKIDRVKRSFAEGYTAAIIAGFQGINNDRITTFGRGGSDISAVAFAVAFGVRTCEIFTDIDGIYTADPRIVPKACKLKFISYDEMLEMSSSGAKILHNRSVQLAMKHNIKVQVLSTFKEVEGTTVLHKREVLERYLITGITYSTNEALVTFTNLANNLRTLRDIAGANVKIDMIHGSSFVISKFDIDLMEKLLNKNENYAINNNVAKISIIGIGVMSNAEVMHRTLKVLSEKKVEILAITTSEIKISIIVQKEYVVALVKDLHTELICSTK; the protein is encoded by the coding sequence ATGGACAAAATAATCATAAAAAAATTTGGTGGGACTTCGCTAACTGATTTAAACCGAGTTGCAAATTTGATAAAAAACGATATTGAGAAAGGTTGTAATGTAATCGTTGTTGTATCTGCTGTTGCAGGATTTACTGACCAAATGGCTTTTCAGGCTAGGCAAATCTCAAATTTAAGTTGCAGACAAGAGTTATCAGAGTATGACGTTATGCTTTCAGCAGGAGAACAAATCTCTTGCGGTCTATTAGCTATCACTCTCCAATCGATCGGAGTTAATGCTAAATCGTGGCTTGCCTGGCAGTTACCAATTGTAACTGATGATTTTTATTCTGAGTCTAAAATAAAAACAATAAAGATTGACCGTGTGAAAAGATCTTTTGCTGAGGGTTATACTGCTGCGATCATCGCTGGTTTTCAGGGTATAAATAATGATAGAATCACTACTTTTGGAAGAGGAGGCTCTGATATATCAGCAGTTGCCTTTGCGGTAGCCTTTGGTGTTAGAACTTGCGAAATTTTTACTGATATTGATGGAATATATACAGCAGACCCAAGAATTGTTCCAAAGGCATGCAAGCTCAAATTTATCTCTTACGATGAAATGTTGGAAATGTCGTCATCTGGTGCTAAAATACTGCATAATCGTTCAGTACAACTTGCAATGAAGCATAACATTAAAGTGCAAGTGCTATCCACTTTTAAGGAAGTAGAAGGCACCACAGTGCTACACAAAAGGGAGGTACTAGAGAGATACTTAATTACTGGAATAACTTATAGCACTAATGAAGCTCTTGTAACTTTCACTAACCTTGCAAATAACTTGCGTACTTTAAGAGATATAGCAGGAGCAAACGTTAAAATTGATATGATACATGGGTCAAGTTTTGTTATCTCCAAATTTGATATTGATTTAATGGAAAAGTTACTGAATAAGAATGAAAATTATGCTATAAACAATAATGTAGCTAAAATTTCAATAATTGGTATTGGTGTTATGTCTAACGCTGAAGTGATGCACCGCACACTCAAGGTTTTAAGCGAAAAAAAGGTAGAAATACTTGCTATCACAACATCTGAAATCAAAATCAGTATAATTGTTCAAAAAGAATACGTTGTAGCTTTAGTCAAAGATTTACATACTGAGTTGATATGCAGTACTAAATAG
- a CDS encoding ankyrin repeat domain-containing protein, whose translation MIEETKDGYASLYVAIQEGNIEAAELLIKYGVNVNDNDERNRTPLHIAIGRKQLEIAKLLIKNGANVNAKTKINDKDGLTPTHFAVFADTPEFIELLASHGALINERESTEGRTPLHFAALYGNKSVIQALIDKGQDIEDVDNNGRTALFLATRQCTEAGNDSRVEVIKYLINELKADITKKDNNNNTVLFPAANNCSGEVVKLVIEQYIKSFELENFINHKNNDGMDALDIALNSENKKAIEVLRSYGADIKNKVDGSTQKITTEKPSSTLDGAESAEVTPPIKQKA comes from the coding sequence ATGATAGAGGAAACAAAAGATGGATATGCTTCCTTATATGTTGCAATTCAGGAAGGTAATATTGAAGCTGCAGAACTACTAATAAAGTATGGCGTAAATGTCAATGATAACGATGAGCGCAATCGTACGCCACTGCATATTGCCATTGGACGTAAACAATTAGAAATAGCGAAACTGCTAATAAAAAATGGAGCAAATGTTAATGCAAAAACAAAAATCAATGATAAAGATGGTTTAACACCAACGCATTTTGCAGTGTTTGCAGATACGCCAGAATTTATAGAATTACTAGCTAGCCATGGTGCATTGATTAATGAAAGAGAAAGCACCGAAGGACGCACTCCTCTTCACTTTGCTGCTTTATATGGAAATAAAAGTGTAATACAAGCCTTAATTGATAAGGGGCAAGATATTGAAGATGTAGATAACAATGGGCGAACAGCTTTATTTTTAGCTACCAGGCAATGCACTGAAGCAGGGAATGATAGCAGAGTAGAAGTTATCAAATATTTAATAAACGAGCTTAAAGCAGACATAACAAAAAAAGACAATAATAACAATACAGTACTTTTTCCTGCTGCCAATAATTGCTCTGGAGAAGTAGTGAAACTCGTTATTGAACAGTATATAAAAAGCTTTGAGCTAGAAAATTTTATCAACCACAAAAATAATGATGGAATGGATGCTTTAGATATTGCGCTGAATAGTGAAAACAAAAAAGCTATTGAAGTATTAAGATCATATGGAGCAGATATCAAGAATAAGGTAGATGGTAGTACTCAAAAAATTACTACAGAAAAACCAAGTAGTACCCTAGATGGAGCAGAAAGTGCAGAGGTGACACCTCCGATCAAGCAAAAAGCATAA